In one window of Streptomyces sp. NBC_01224 DNA:
- a CDS encoding YcxB family protein, producing the protein MAEGRNAEGTNNSAETSDDVVDEQTAVHLVYRPRSADTLVGLRVRERIKRTGLLLRGVFLVLWVGHWLVSTVGRGSIDAVSTVLFLFVVLVVWGYPRLQAAHVQRITGWQGEYRATVSPAGITCRSDHSTLVQKWSVFRGYRETAGHFVLLSRDPNIMCLDVLPKRGVHEAEGLNRLRAILDQHTTRV; encoded by the coding sequence ATGGCCGAGGGCCGTAACGCCGAGGGCACCAACAACAGCGCGGAAACCTCTGACGATGTCGTGGACGAGCAGACCGCGGTCCACTTGGTGTACCGGCCCCGGTCTGCCGACACACTGGTCGGCCTGCGGGTCCGCGAGCGGATCAAGCGGACCGGGCTACTTCTGCGGGGCGTGTTCCTCGTACTGTGGGTAGGCCACTGGCTGGTCTCCACCGTGGGCCGCGGGAGTATCGACGCGGTCTCAACGGTTCTGTTCTTGTTCGTCGTCCTGGTGGTGTGGGGGTACCCGCGGCTACAGGCCGCCCACGTGCAGCGGATCACCGGATGGCAGGGCGAGTACCGCGCCACTGTGTCTCCGGCCGGGATCACCTGCCGCAGCGACCACAGCACGTTGGTCCAGAAGTGGTCCGTCTTCCGGGGCTACCGGGAGACGGCAGGTCACTTCGTCCTGCTCAGCCGGGACCCCAACATCATGTGCCTCGATGTCCTGCCCAAGCGGGGCGTACATGAGGCCGAGGGCCTCAACCGGCTGCGGGCCATCCTGGACCAGCACACCACTCGCGTGTGA
- a CDS encoding SDR family NAD(P)-dependent oxidoreductase, whose translation MSGKLTGRKALVTGGARGIGAAVARRLASDGADVAINYRSSGDAAEALAAEISADGPRVVAIKADLSDPDEIRRLADQAAEALGGLDILASNAGIEHFGKLGDVTPADFDRVFAINTRAQFFAVQNAVRHMGEGGRIVLTSSQSAHKAVFYHALYASSKAAVECIALNLSAELGRRGITINAIAPGGTVTDMSAHAASHYVHPDVDTEFHTLIRTASSLGRMAQPSEIAAVVSFLVSDDASFITGRTIQADGGWF comes from the coding sequence ATGAGCGGAAAGCTGACTGGCAGGAAGGCCCTGGTCACCGGTGGCGCACGAGGGATCGGCGCGGCTGTGGCCCGCAGGCTCGCCTCTGACGGAGCCGACGTGGCGATCAACTACCGGAGCAGCGGTGACGCGGCCGAAGCGCTCGCCGCCGAGATCAGCGCCGACGGCCCCCGCGTGGTCGCGATCAAGGCGGACCTCAGCGATCCGGACGAGATCCGTCGGCTGGCCGATCAGGCCGCCGAAGCTCTTGGTGGACTGGACATTCTCGCCAGCAACGCCGGAATTGAGCACTTCGGCAAGCTGGGCGACGTCACCCCCGCCGACTTCGACCGCGTCTTCGCCATCAACACACGAGCCCAGTTCTTCGCCGTACAGAACGCGGTACGGCATATGGGCGAAGGAGGGAGGATCGTACTGACGTCATCGCAGAGTGCCCACAAGGCGGTCTTCTACCACGCCCTTTACGCGTCGAGTAAGGCCGCCGTCGAATGCATCGCGCTCAACCTCAGCGCCGAACTCGGCCGGCGCGGCATCACCATCAACGCCATCGCGCCCGGAGGAACCGTCACTGACATGTCCGCTCACGCGGCTTCCCACTACGTCCATCCCGACGTCGACACTGAATTCCACACTCTCATTCGCACCGCCAGTTCGCTCGGACGGATGGCCCAGCCCTCCGAAATCGCCGCGGTCGTCTCGTTCCTGGTGTCGGACGATGCCTCGTTCATCACCGGCAGGACCATCCAGGCCGACGGCGGCTGGTTCTGA
- a CDS encoding alpha-ketoglutarate-dependent dioxygenase AlkB yields MASHQLQGSLFDQSDDVRLRPLHGLRREELGDGAWIDVLPGWLSGADALYEQLATNVPWKAERRQIYERVVDVPRLLAFYRAGEPLPHPVLDEARRALSAHYAAELGEPFTTAGLCHYRDGRDSVAWHGDRIGRGAHEDTMVAILSVGAPRDLMLRPCRGGGDVVRRPLGHGDLIVMGGSCQRTWEHAIPKTARAAGGRISIQFRPHGVQ; encoded by the coding sequence ATGGCATCGCACCAGCTCCAGGGGTCCCTGTTCGATCAGAGCGACGACGTGCGTCTACGCCCACTGCACGGCCTCCGCAGAGAAGAGCTCGGCGACGGCGCCTGGATCGACGTCCTGCCGGGCTGGCTGAGTGGCGCCGACGCCCTGTACGAACAGCTGGCCACGAATGTTCCCTGGAAGGCCGAGCGTCGGCAGATATACGAGCGGGTCGTGGACGTCCCGCGCCTGCTCGCCTTCTACCGCGCCGGCGAACCGCTGCCGCACCCCGTTCTCGACGAGGCGCGGCGGGCACTCTCCGCGCACTACGCCGCCGAGCTCGGCGAACCCTTCACAACGGCAGGCCTGTGCCACTACCGCGACGGGCGTGACAGCGTGGCCTGGCACGGCGACCGCATCGGCCGGGGGGCTCACGAGGACACGATGGTCGCCATCCTCTCCGTGGGAGCGCCCCGCGACCTTATGCTGCGCCCGTGCCGCGGCGGCGGCGACGTCGTCCGGCGGCCACTCGGGCACGGCGACCTGATCGTGATGGGCGGTTCCTGCCAGCGGACCTGGGAGCACGCCATCCCCAAGACCGCGCGGGCCGCGGGAGGACGCATCAGCATCCAGTTCCGGCCGCATGGGGTGCAGTGA
- a CDS encoding multicopper oxidase family protein, with product MRSRSKLPELATAVVVVIALLVGGCAGEQPPEREPAQAQPADVPLQSPAVAQGAPLKEPAQMVSRNGVLRVELVVERRKVEVGGRKLWALTYNGSYMPPTLRIRPGDKVDLSMKNLLNEFTNLHVHGLHVSPSGNSDNIFVHIHPGQTFHYAYQFPNTLRPGTYWYHSHAHSISAPQVAGGMSGVLIVDGLQEYLPAKLRHITEHVVGLKDFQVQGDAVRTQNLHIGASTNRTVNGQLNPTIRIRPGETQLWRLANISANVYYNVRLQGQRFHVIAHDGTPVDRIWTADSLLLAAGARFDVLVQGGPTGRTQLQTLAYDTGPAGNKFPQATLATLVSEGPSAHPEALPTSAFAPVADLSHSAIAARRTLVFSENKDGSKFYINGKRFDPNRVDVRSKLNTVEEWTVRNDSNEEHSFHVHVNKFQLMSINGRPHHGHGLQDTASVPAKGKLVVRTHFRNYTGKTVLHCHILNHEDAGMMAVLEIVQ from the coding sequence ATGCGGTCTCGGTCCAAGCTGCCCGAACTGGCCACTGCCGTCGTTGTCGTCATCGCCCTCCTGGTCGGTGGCTGTGCCGGTGAGCAGCCACCGGAGCGGGAACCGGCGCAGGCACAGCCGGCGGATGTTCCCCTGCAGTCGCCGGCGGTTGCGCAGGGCGCGCCGCTGAAGGAGCCGGCGCAGATGGTGAGCCGCAACGGGGTCCTGCGGGTGGAACTCGTCGTGGAGAGGCGAAAGGTGGAGGTGGGCGGCCGCAAGCTGTGGGCCCTTACCTACAACGGCAGTTACATGCCTCCCACGCTGCGGATCCGGCCGGGGGACAAGGTGGACCTGTCGATGAAGAACTTGCTGAACGAGTTCACCAATCTGCATGTTCACGGACTTCATGTGTCGCCGAGCGGTAACTCCGACAACATCTTCGTCCACATTCATCCCGGCCAGACGTTCCACTATGCCTACCAGTTCCCGAACACCCTGCGGCCCGGCACCTACTGGTACCACTCACATGCGCACTCGATCTCGGCACCGCAGGTCGCCGGGGGCATGTCGGGCGTCCTGATCGTCGACGGGCTGCAGGAGTACCTGCCGGCGAAGTTGCGTCACATCACCGAGCATGTCGTCGGGCTCAAGGACTTCCAGGTCCAGGGTGATGCGGTCCGGACCCAGAACCTGCACATCGGCGCGTCCACCAATCGCACCGTCAACGGTCAGCTGAACCCGACCATCCGCATCCGGCCGGGTGAGACCCAGCTGTGGCGGCTGGCCAACATCAGCGCCAACGTCTACTACAACGTCCGCCTGCAGGGTCAGCGGTTCCATGTGATCGCCCACGACGGCACCCCCGTCGACCGGATCTGGACGGCCGACTCGCTCCTTCTTGCGGCAGGCGCGCGCTTCGACGTGCTCGTACAAGGCGGTCCGACCGGCCGTACCCAGCTGCAGACGCTCGCGTACGACACCGGGCCGGCCGGAAACAAGTTCCCGCAGGCGACCCTGGCGACCCTGGTCTCCGAAGGACCTTCCGCGCACCCGGAGGCCCTGCCCACCTCGGCCTTCGCACCGGTCGCGGACCTGAGCCACTCGGCGATCGCCGCCCGGCGCACCCTCGTGTTCTCCGAGAACAAGGACGGCAGCAAGTTCTACATCAACGGCAAGCGGTTCGATCCGAACCGGGTGGACGTCCGGTCCAAGCTGAACACGGTCGAGGAGTGGACCGTGCGCAATGACAGCAACGAGGAACACTCGTTTCACGTGCACGTCAACAAATTCCAGTTGATGAGCATCAACGGCCGACCGCACCACGGCCACGGCCTGCAGGACACGGCGAGCGTGCCCGCCAAGGGGAAGCTCGTCGTCCGGACCCACTTCAGGAACTACACCGGCAAGACCGTGCTTCACTGCCACATCCTCAACCATGAGGACGCGGGCATGATGGCGGTGCTGGAGATCGTCCAATAG
- a CDS encoding FAD-dependent oxidoreductase, which yields MANPTILTVDDDPAVSRAVARDIRREYGDRYRIVRALSGSDALDALRELKLRGDQLALMLADYRMPHMNGIEFLEAAMDLFPLARRVLLTAYADTEAAIDAINVVDLDHYLVKPWSPPEQHLYPVIDTLLDLWQATPDPGITETRVVGHRWSAPSFAVRDFLTRNLVPYRWLLSDEPEGQRLLAAAGMSAADVPLVITPDGEPLVSPTERELAAKVGLSTVPASDFYDLVVVGGGPAGLGAAVYGASEGLRTVLVEQQATGGQAGQSSRIENYLGFPDGVSGSQLTERARRQALKFGAEILSAQRAVALEAAGSGRVLHLGPEGSIAAHTVVLATGVAYRRLAATGLQEFTGAGVFYGSAVTEAPSCSGEDVYIVGGANSAGQAAVYFSRYARRVHVLIRQGDLTRSMSSYLIDQINGIDNIEIHAWTEVLGGEGEGHLQRLTLREGRSGIVRTVAASWLFIFIGAEPHTQWLEGVVSRDERGFVLTGPDLVAGGQRPAGWRLPRDPYHLESSVPGVFAAGDVRSSSVKRVASAVGEGAMAVSLVHRYLEAQ from the coding sequence ATGGCGAACCCGACGATCCTGACTGTCGACGACGACCCGGCGGTCTCCCGGGCGGTCGCCCGCGACATCCGGCGCGAGTACGGCGACCGCTACCGCATCGTGCGCGCTCTCTCCGGGAGCGATGCTCTGGACGCACTGCGCGAGCTCAAGCTGCGCGGCGATCAGCTCGCGCTCATGCTGGCCGACTATCGCATGCCCCACATGAACGGCATCGAGTTCCTCGAGGCGGCCATGGATCTCTTCCCACTCGCCCGTCGTGTGCTGCTGACCGCCTACGCCGACACGGAAGCGGCGATCGACGCCATCAACGTCGTGGATCTCGACCACTATCTCGTCAAACCCTGGAGCCCGCCGGAACAGCACCTTTACCCGGTGATCGACACACTGCTGGACCTGTGGCAGGCCACGCCTGATCCGGGGATCACGGAGACCCGCGTGGTCGGGCACCGCTGGTCCGCGCCGTCCTTCGCTGTCCGTGACTTCCTCACCCGCAACCTCGTGCCCTACCGGTGGCTGCTCTCCGACGAGCCGGAAGGGCAACGTCTGCTGGCCGCCGCAGGGATGTCGGCGGCCGACGTACCGCTGGTCATCACCCCGGACGGCGAGCCCCTGGTCTCCCCCACCGAGCGGGAACTCGCTGCAAAGGTAGGCCTCAGCACAGTTCCGGCCTCGGATTTCTACGACCTGGTGGTGGTCGGTGGCGGGCCGGCCGGTCTGGGAGCTGCCGTCTATGGGGCCTCGGAGGGTTTGCGTACGGTCCTGGTGGAACAGCAGGCGACCGGCGGACAGGCCGGACAGAGCAGCCGTATCGAGAACTACCTCGGTTTTCCCGACGGCGTCTCCGGTTCCCAGCTGACCGAACGTGCTCGCCGTCAGGCGCTGAAGTTCGGGGCGGAGATTCTGAGTGCGCAACGGGCCGTAGCGCTGGAGGCAGCAGGATCGGGCCGGGTGCTGCACCTGGGGCCGGAGGGCTCCATTGCCGCCCACACCGTGGTCCTGGCCACCGGAGTGGCCTACCGGCGGCTGGCCGCCACCGGGCTGCAGGAATTCACGGGTGCGGGCGTCTTCTACGGGTCCGCCGTCACCGAGGCCCCCAGCTGTTCCGGGGAGGATGTGTACATCGTCGGCGGAGCCAACTCCGCGGGACAGGCAGCGGTCTATTTCTCGCGCTACGCGCGGCGCGTCCACGTACTCATCCGTCAAGGTGATCTGACCCGTTCGATGTCCAGCTATCTCATCGACCAGATCAACGGCATCGACAACATCGAGATCCACGCGTGGACCGAAGTCCTCGGCGGTGAGGGCGAGGGACACCTGCAGCGGCTGACCCTTCGCGAGGGCCGGTCCGGCATCGTGCGTACCGTTGCTGCGTCCTGGCTGTTCATCTTCATCGGGGCCGAGCCGCATACCCAGTGGCTGGAGGGAGTGGTCTCCCGTGATGAACGCGGATTCGTGCTGACCGGCCCGGACTTGGTGGCCGGAGGGCAGCGTCCGGCGGGCTGGCGACTGCCAAGAGATCCGTACCACCTGGAGTCAAGCGTGCCTGGTGTCTTCGCCGCCGGAGATGTGCGTTCCTCCTCGGTCAAACGAGTCGCGTCGGCCGTCGGCGAGGGAGCCATGGCCGTCTCCTTGGTGCATCGCTATCTGGAGGCACAGTGA
- a CDS encoding ATP-binding protein, producing MSTPVHLSPEQLRTLFLFEKLSNEQLNWLAERGRAEQRPAGGVVYGEGEPATCFFVLLSGAIALSRVLHGDDVEVNRTDQRGVYSGATRAYLGDRVEQRYPHTLRAVTDAEFFVLPADDFAHAVRTWFPMALHLLEGLFFGTRAANAIVSERERLLALASLSAGLTHELNNPAAAAVRATAALRERVAGMRHKLALIADGRLDGAELHRLVELQDDAVQQAATASGLPALAAADAEDAVGDWLDERGVTEAWELAPTLVAADIDVPWLTSAADTIGEDNLGPTVRWLAYTVDTELLMGEIEDAVTRISGLVGAAKQYAQLDRAPQQTVDVHTLLDATLTMLQAKIPSSVQVVKEYAHGLPPIPAFGAELNQVWTNLIVNAVDAMPDGGTLTIRTWREDARLLVEVADTGTGIPAEIRPRIFEPFFTTKPVGEGTGLGLDISYRIIVNKHHGDIRVSSQPGDTRFQVCLPIDLQPEDS from the coding sequence GTGAGCACGCCAGTACATCTGTCACCGGAGCAGTTGCGGACGCTGTTCCTGTTCGAGAAGCTCAGCAACGAGCAGCTCAATTGGCTGGCGGAGCGCGGCCGTGCTGAGCAGCGGCCGGCCGGAGGTGTGGTGTACGGGGAGGGCGAACCGGCCACGTGCTTCTTCGTCCTGCTCAGCGGTGCCATCGCGCTCAGCCGTGTGCTGCACGGCGACGATGTGGAGGTCAACCGCACCGATCAACGCGGTGTGTACAGCGGGGCAACCCGTGCGTACCTCGGGGACCGCGTCGAGCAGCGGTATCCCCACACGCTGCGAGCTGTCACCGATGCCGAGTTCTTCGTGCTGCCCGCCGATGATTTCGCCCACGCGGTACGCACGTGGTTCCCGATGGCGCTGCACCTGCTGGAGGGACTCTTCTTCGGTACGCGGGCGGCCAATGCGATCGTGAGTGAGCGGGAGCGGCTGCTGGCCCTGGCCTCGCTGTCGGCAGGCCTGACCCACGAGTTGAACAATCCTGCGGCAGCCGCTGTGCGGGCCACTGCGGCTCTGCGGGAGCGAGTGGCCGGCATGCGCCACAAACTCGCCTTGATCGCTGACGGTCGGCTGGACGGCGCCGAACTGCACCGTCTCGTAGAGCTGCAGGATGATGCGGTGCAACAGGCCGCAACGGCTTCCGGTCTGCCCGCGCTGGCTGCTGCCGATGCCGAGGATGCCGTCGGCGACTGGCTCGATGAGCGCGGGGTGACGGAAGCATGGGAACTGGCACCGACACTGGTCGCCGCGGACATCGACGTGCCGTGGCTGACCTCGGCAGCCGACACCATCGGTGAGGACAACCTCGGCCCCACGGTGCGCTGGCTGGCGTACACCGTCGATACGGAACTTCTGATGGGCGAGATCGAAGATGCCGTGACCCGCATCTCCGGGCTGGTCGGCGCCGCCAAGCAGTACGCGCAGCTGGACCGGGCACCGCAGCAGACCGTGGATGTGCACACATTGCTCGACGCCACGCTGACCATGCTGCAGGCGAAGATCCCCTCCAGCGTCCAGGTGGTCAAGGAGTACGCCCATGGGCTGCCGCCGATTCCGGCTTTCGGAGCCGAGCTCAACCAGGTATGGACCAATCTGATCGTCAACGCCGTCGATGCCATGCCTGACGGGGGCACGCTGACGATTCGGACGTGGCGGGAGGACGCGCGGCTGCTCGTGGAGGTGGCCGACACGGGCACAGGCATTCCGGCTGAGATCAGACCGCGGATCTTCGAGCCGTTCTTCACCACCAAGCCGGTCGGAGAGGGCACTGGGCTGGGGCTGGACATCTCCTACCGCATCATCGTCAACAAGCATCATGGGGACATCCGGGTCTCTTCGCAGCCAGGCGACACCCGCTTCCAGGTGTGTCTGCCGATCGACCTGCAGCCCGAGGACTCCTAA
- a CDS encoding AfsR/SARP family transcriptional regulator gives MQFRILGPLEVVDDGRHIDVSGQRQRTVLAMLLLESGRVVSNDRLVEAIWERKPPATSRTQVQIGICALRRMLPAGPHPGPIVTRSPGYLLRMTEGQLDLHAFEERVAAGGRAAAAHQPQQAVKELRAALGLWQGHALTDISSKPVRANAVQLDERRLAVQEQCLELELRLGNHHRAVSELGALVAAHPLRERLRVLLMTALHRAGRQAEALDAYRRARAALVERLGIEPGAELQRLHRMILAGEEEWGTPPRVQPFIKVTAPAPAPDGPGSGPAVPALPAAPAPAAVPAHKIPRLLPADIADFTGRTRAIQRILAAPTRTDAPRTVVPVTVITGRGGSGKTTLAVHVAHRLAPDYPDGQLFAKLSGAPGHPTSAAEVLRRFLRALGVSDEAVPSSVEERAEMYRDLLAERRVLVVLDGAASECQVAPLLPGSSGSRVLITSWRRFTGLPADTRIELSRFRRESSVEMLMKIIGRRRVAAEPLAVEELCRACDDLPLVLRAAAARLAARPHRAVADAVAQAEAVDRCTDVARSPDELRHVEQAVRTCMTPAYEALSPEAQQALRRLAQLEIPDFAPWVGAPLLECEPHHAQDLLDELTESYLLDAVVDQASRAVRYRFPAFVRAFALERLAAEEAPEEQRAALRRVLDTLAYLTGEAQRRGGYGDPPVPDEPIRCHAMPQSLIDRLLADPFAWYQQERAQVEAAGRQAAEIGLCTISSRLASSSTVLARK, from the coding sequence ATGCAATTCAGGATTCTGGGGCCGCTCGAAGTCGTGGACGACGGCAGGCACATAGATGTCAGCGGGCAGCGCCAGCGCACGGTTCTGGCGATGCTGCTCCTCGAATCGGGACGTGTCGTCTCCAATGACCGCCTGGTGGAGGCCATATGGGAGCGGAAGCCGCCGGCGACGAGCCGCACCCAGGTACAGATCGGCATCTGCGCGCTGCGGCGCATGCTCCCCGCGGGGCCCCACCCCGGCCCCATCGTGACCCGCTCGCCCGGTTATCTCTTACGGATGACCGAGGGGCAACTCGACCTCCACGCCTTCGAGGAACGGGTAGCCGCAGGCGGAAGAGCCGCTGCCGCCCATCAACCCCAGCAGGCGGTAAAGGAGTTACGGGCCGCGTTGGGGCTGTGGCAGGGTCACGCCCTGACCGATATCAGCAGCAAGCCGGTACGGGCGAACGCCGTCCAACTCGACGAGCGGCGCCTCGCCGTACAGGAACAGTGTCTTGAACTCGAACTACGGCTCGGCAATCACCACCGCGCCGTGAGTGAACTCGGCGCTCTGGTCGCCGCCCACCCGCTCCGGGAACGCCTGCGGGTGCTCCTGATGACCGCGCTCCACCGCGCGGGACGGCAGGCCGAGGCCCTGGACGCCTACCGCCGGGCGCGGGCGGCCCTCGTCGAGAGGCTCGGCATCGAGCCCGGCGCGGAACTGCAGCGTCTGCACCGCATGATCCTGGCGGGAGAAGAGGAGTGGGGCACGCCGCCCCGGGTCCAGCCCTTCATCAAGGTGACGGCGCCCGCCCCCGCGCCGGACGGACCCGGCAGCGGCCCGGCGGTCCCGGCCCTTCCGGCAGCGCCGGCGCCCGCCGCAGTTCCGGCACACAAGATTCCGCGGCTGCTACCCGCCGATATCGCCGACTTCACCGGCCGCACTCGAGCGATCCAGCGCATTCTGGCCGCCCCCACCCGCACCGACGCACCCCGAACCGTCGTCCCCGTCACCGTCATCACCGGACGCGGTGGCTCCGGCAAGACGACGCTGGCCGTACATGTCGCCCATCGGCTCGCTCCGGACTACCCCGACGGGCAGCTCTTCGCGAAACTGTCCGGCGCCCCGGGCCACCCGACGAGCGCCGCCGAGGTGCTCCGGCGCTTCCTGCGCGCGCTCGGCGTGAGCGACGAAGCCGTCCCGAGCAGCGTCGAGGAGCGCGCCGAGATGTACCGTGACCTGCTGGCGGAGCGCCGGGTCCTCGTCGTGCTGGACGGCGCGGCATCCGAGTGCCAGGTCGCCCCGCTGCTCCCCGGGTCGTCCGGATCGCGGGTGCTGATCACCTCGTGGCGGCGCTTCACCGGGCTGCCCGCGGACACCCGTATCGAGCTCTCCAGGTTCCGGCGGGAAAGCTCCGTGGAAATGCTGATGAAGATCATCGGACGGCGGCGGGTCGCCGCCGAACCGCTGGCCGTCGAGGAGCTCTGCCGTGCCTGCGACGATCTGCCGCTCGTGCTGCGCGCGGCCGCCGCACGCCTGGCTGCCCGGCCGCACCGGGCCGTGGCGGACGCCGTCGCCCAGGCCGAGGCGGTGGACCGATGCACGGACGTGGCCCGCAGCCCGGACGAGCTGCGCCACGTGGAGCAGGCGGTCCGCACGTGCATGACCCCGGCTTACGAGGCGCTCAGTCCGGAGGCCCAGCAGGCCCTGCGCCGCCTCGCCCAGTTGGAGATACCCGACTTCGCCCCCTGGGTCGGCGCTCCCCTGCTCGAATGCGAACCGCACCACGCCCAGGACCTGCTGGACGAGCTCACCGAGTCCTATCTGCTCGACGCGGTGGTGGACCAGGCGTCCAGAGCCGTCCGGTACCGCTTCCCCGCCTTCGTACGGGCCTTCGCCCTGGAGCGACTGGCGGCGGAGGAGGCGCCGGAGGAGCAGCGGGCGGCGCTGCGGCGCGTTCTCGACACCTTGGCGTATCTCACCGGAGAAGCGCAGCGCCGCGGCGGGTACGGGGACCCGCCCGTACCGGATGAGCCCATCCGCTGCCATGCGATGCCGCAGAGCCTGATCGACCGTCTGCTGGCGGACCCGTTCGCCTGGTACCAGCAGGAGCGCGCCCAGGTGGAGGCGGCGGGCCGGCAGGCAGCCGAAATCGGCCTGTGTACCATTTCCAGTCGCCTGGCGAGCAGTTCGACGGTGCTGGCCCGGAAGTGA